The Hevea brasiliensis isolate MT/VB/25A 57/8 chromosome 1, ASM3005281v1, whole genome shotgun sequence DNA segment AAAACCCATCTGCTTGCTTTCCTTCATGATCAAAAATAACTTACTTCACCTTTTCAATCATAGAATCCCACAACTCATAAACCCAATGAAGGCATGGTTTGTCTGTATCACAAACTCTGATCATGTCATAAATGGGCCCAGTAAAAGCAATGATGTAATCAACCTTTTCCCACCAATCCTCATCTACCACTTTATCATGAACAAATCTAGCTTTGCCTTGGTCATCTTCTCGGTATTGTGCCCATTAATCACTCATAACCATTGCTTCTAAAGCACGCCTAATGAGTTTAAATCTTTTAAGCATCACAATAATAGAAGCAACACGAGTGTCAGCAACTGAAAGTGATTTGAAAGGGCTAAACCGATTATAAATTGCAAGCCTCATGGAATGATTCATTATAAAATTCTTGATTTGCAAAGCATCCCCATGGATTTCAGTGATCCAGTGACACACATCATAAGTTTCTTGATTAGTTTCTAAATTTTTTGCTGCACATATATTCTTCAAAGCAAGATTAAGAGTGTGCACAACACAAGGAGTCCAATAAATATGTGGAAACATTTTCTTAATGATTTCTCTAGCACCTTTACAATTTGAAGCATTATCAGTAATGACTTGTACCACTTTTTGATGACCCACCTCATCAATTACTTCTTTTAGCAAATTATCAATAAATTGCTTATCTTTCACTTCACCAGAACAATCTACAGATTTGATAAACATGGGGCTAGACTTAGAAACAaccataaaattaatcaaaggccTTATCTGGGGATCACTCCATCCATCACTCACAATACTAACACCCTTTTCTAACCAAGTGCTTTTAATTGGTTCAAGCAACCTCTCTACATTTGTTTTTTCTTGCTGAAATAATGTGGTTCTCAATTGGTTATAACCAGGCAGCATATAACCACCCAAAACATGATTAGCAGCAAAAGAATAAGAACTCACATAATAAGGATTTCTAGTAAAATTAAAAGGTAGACCCCCAGTGTAGAACATTCTAGTAATCTCTATATCTAATTGAGCTCTAGTTTGCAAGTCAAAAGCTCTACCAAGAGGAGAATCATTaactcttcttttcttcaaaGCTGCTGAAATACTTAGTTCAGTTATATTCAATGAAGGAACAGAAGTTATACTAATAGGCAAAGAAACTCGCCTAGATTGTGAATTGGTAATTTTGTTTGTTGCCTCATCCTCTTGTTTCCTCATTTCAGAAATACTATCATTCATCACTTTTTTACACGCACCAATCCATTTTCTAGTGATTTTCAATAAATGAGCCCTCACTCTAGTATAAGTTCCTTGCTTTTCTTGTCTACAAAAATTGCAAATCCATTTACAATTACCCCCTCCTTCTCAAGTTTTCTCAAGTTTAGTTACATATCTCCACAAAAGATTAAATTCTTCCTCCCTAGTTTTTGAAGAAGTGGCACTAGTGCTATTTGCTTGGGTAGAATTAGAGTTCGAAGAATCCATTCAAATATTGtcctatcaaaatgacaaaaagaaaatgcaattttatacaatttacaaattatttaaacaaattatatacTAAGGATTAAAGCACAAtgcaaattatatattaaaagattaaagaattaaataatagaattgaataaattgactataaaaattattatgaaaaattttaatatataatataacgatacattaaaacaaattatattaaacacattatatataaattattacaaaaatacaaaatatattaatataaaatacaaattttgaatgttggaattttttttatttatcattaattagaatttaaacttgaaattttataattttaaaaataactttaaaaatatatttacatttgtccttaatttccttcaaaatgttgattgtaaaaatatggcaaatcttgaaaatttttagtgaatttgggaaaaattttttttttttatctttcttttaaaaaaaaaaatatttatgataactcctcaaatttggtttgagaaaaatctaattatggaatatacatttagagaaaaaaaaattgatattaaatatgataaatttatgattaattaatggaataaaattgtaattaattaatgaaagttgcttaataaaattgtttcacaaaaaaattagaaaaggaaaataataaattaataataagaaaaataataaattaaataataataaattaataaaatcccAATATAAACCTAATACTTCACATTTACAATCGGGAATAGAAAATAGGAAAGGCCATCGTTACATCATTGTCGTTCCTCCCTTAATCttctttacttcttcttcttcttacatTGATAAGGATGGAAGGGCATATCAAAGCGTGAATATGGCGGATCAGTGAAAAGAAGAGAAATGTGTTGTGATCCTTACCTGCGCTGCGATCTGCAATGTTGCCGTTGAAGATActccatttctttttctttttcttcttccttttctgtttgcgAATGTTGTGAAGTGATCGATTTTAACCTacccattttcctttttttttttttttttttaaacctgCGTTTTACAGGAAGCGCGtttctaattttaatattttgaagCGGCCGAAACGTTTCCCCGTGTCGGTCGTTTCTGCGTCGGAACGTTTCGACAACGAGAAGCGTGACTTCGATCTGTTTCAGTGCTTCATAGGATATAGCTCGGGAAAAAGGAAACTTTTAGGCAATAATAGCGACTATCAGAAGAAATTATAAGAGTCATCTCATTGATGGTATTAATAAGAAGTTAAGGTGTACATCCCCATTAAAAGGGGAAGTGCAAGCTATGCTTGAAACTATCAAATTGGGTCATAGTATGGAAATGTCGTCAATAGTTTTGGAGTCAAACTCTGTTATCCTTATCTCAGCTCTGCTTGATCCTCACACAGAGCGCTATTGGGAAATTCAATCTATGTTACATGCCATCCGAAGCCTCACTTCGTTTTTTCTCTAAAGTTTCTTACTCTCATATAAGAGCAGCTAACTAGGATGTTGATTGTGTAGCAAAGTTAGCTTTGAAAGCAAACTCCCATGTAATTGGATCCAAGCTGTTCCCGTGAAGCTTGGTTCCTTCTTGAATTTTGACGCCCTGTGGACTGTGTAATGCAATATTCATTGCAGATGAAAAAAAGTGATAATtagttaatgaaaaaaaaaatcactagtTGTCTTAATACATTTTTAATGTTGTCTCCAATAATTAATTATGACATCCAAATTAGACACGCTAtaagtaattatttaattaaatagttaaaattctatttcacttttaaactcttaattattaatttaatattttttatgaatataaatttaaattaataacttAAAATTATTAGTATAATACTCAAaacttatattttatattattttagttaaaatctatcataaaatttatttttatttatcaataaattacatgatagaattcatttataaaaaaattcttttgtttagtataatttattaaatatgaaatttatttcaaataaaataaatttttatttcatataaaCACAAAATgtagattaatattttttttaaaaaaaaaaatatctttttatCCACTGTGACCATGCTCAAGCCTCTCATAATCCTAAACCACTACACAAAAGCAACCAATCACCTTCCTGGTCTTGCCCTTATAATCAATCCTACGCAAACCTGCGTGAAAACCTCAAAATAAGTAGGAGTGTGCAAACGGTACGTTCGCTTCTgtaccgaatcgaatcgaaccgaattaaattaataaaattgaaaattaaaaattaaaaattaaaaattttaaaatttaaaccaaatcgattaataagagaaaatcgaactAAATCAAATCGATAAATATCGatttggttcggttttaaaccgatcaaaccgaaatttataaaatttcatattttcaacattaaatctaaataataaaaatataaaaacaaaaaaaaattagaaatcaaaactcaaaaatcttagggttcggttcagttttctttgatttccttgatatatatatattaataattttggttcaattcgattttcttattttttttatgaaaataagtgAATCGAAtcgattaattaaaattattaaaattataaatcgaatcgaactgattgaattttaaaatcaaactaattaaattaaattaattcaattcaattcaatttttcgaTTTAAATCAAAAACTGCTCTCTCCTGAAAATAAGGCCATTAGCTAAAGATTTTCGGAGGACTAGCACCAACGCAGTGAGGTGTGGCTACTCTATTTTTGTAAAAGTAATgtgaaatgaattttaaaatgGGCATTTTTATCCAATAAAACTTTTAGCATTTTAAAACCAAAATTGAACACAAAATTCTAAAGTTAAATTTATGaatgaatttttatttatattaagcaTAATATGAATGGATTTatgaataaattttataatattttatgaaatttatttatattaaaaaaaattaaattaaataattaataagttttataatttttttaataaatataaatattcacCCATTAATATTCATTTACTATATtccatataataaaaaatttcaatttaaataacaAATTATATGAAAAATTACACTAAATGAATGCAAATCATTcttaatgaattaaaattataatttttcatataaataaattatattaactaaattttaatgatatttaataaaatttaatgctGAAGTCTGAATTAgagtaaatattaaaaaaaaaattaaaccaaaCACGTTTTAAAATAACCCAAAAAAAAATGATTACTTGTAAACAAACCCAACCCGAGTACCCGACCATATTTCCCTCTTTCCTTGAAAGTCCAACTACAAATTGGAGCGAAGGAAACAGccgacctgaaaaaaaaaaataataataataaaaaaaaaatccgtcACCCACGCTTACTTGCATCACCTGATCTCACGTCTCATTCTGATTGGCCAAAAGCCACTACGATCTTCGACCCCACTCTAGAAAAAGCCATAATATCGCCTTCCGCCTGGAGGCCGAGTTTGCGAGTGAATTCAAAGCAAgtgaattttatatttataataaaaatttcgcATTTAAGCCGTACCCCTCTGTCCCTCGGAGTCCCTGTGTGTGCATATTCTTCGCATCTCTTTAAACATTCTCAGAGAATTCAAGTTCTCGTTTGAGCCTTTAAAATCTTCAACCTTTTGGAATTGGAGTCTCTCAGGTAGCGAGAGAGCAAGAGAAAGTGATAGAAATAGAGACAATTCAGTTCTGGAGGCGTGAACGGTGGATCTGGTTCTGGAATTTCACCGGCGCGGAGGGCAGTTTTGGACAATGATTGGTTGAGAGAAAGTGGGTTTAGGTGAGATTTTTAATGTGATAATTTTGGTTCAGTTAAATGAGTTTTTGATGGTTTTGCTAGCTCTAAGACTCCAGGTAAGATCTGATCTCTGTCATTCAATCTCTGAATTGGTATTGTTTGTGTGGAACTGCAGACTTTTTTGTGGTTTACTGTTGGAGATCTGATTTGGATTTTGTTTTTCAAATGAAATTGCTTAGCTGTGTTGAATCTGTTGATTGAATGGATCAGAGAATGATTCAGCTATTCATGCATACTTTGTCTCTATCAAGtaaaaactctttttttttttttttttgaaatctgAAAACGCTCTGTTCTATATAGATATGTCATGTTTGATTGCAGAATTTCAAGCTCTAGATGATTTTGACTTGGAAATCAGGTTTCATATGTTGTTTATTAGTGTTTGCTCATTTCTTTTTCACTTATTGATTCGCAGATTCAGTTTTGTGAAGACTGAGGAGTGTGATAGTAATAGGGGTGAACCAATGAAAAACGGGATGATAGAATGCAGCGTCTGCCATTCGAAATTGGTTTCACCAAATACCAAACCTTTTTCAAGAGCTTATGACCGACATAAGAGCAGGGTATCATCAAAGCAACGTGCCCTCAATGTGCTCTTGGTTGCTGGTGATTGCATCCTAGTCGGTTTACAGGTAACTGATTTTATCCTTGATCTTATTGCGTGAGTTGTTTCATTCAACGTGCAAATGTTATGTGCTCTTGCTGTACTAGATCTGATTATGACATTCTATGTGGACTCTTTATATGTTAAAATTGTGGTGTTTTTGTGAGTGTTGGTTTCCTAGTTCTTTACCCCTTTTTTTTATGTCTTCTCTTGTAAATTGAGAAAGGACTTCTAGTTCAACATAACCTCTCTAATATGT contains these protein-coding regions:
- the LOC131169461 gene encoding uncharacterized protein LOC131169461 encodes the protein MNDSISEMRKQEDEATNKITNSQSRRVSLPISITSVPSLNITELSISAALKKRRVNDSPLGRAFDLQTRAQLDIEITRMFYTGGLPFNFTRNPYYVSSYSFAANHVLGGYMLPGYNQLRTTLFQQEKTNVERLLEPIKSTWLEKGVSIVSDGWSDPQIRPLINFMVVSKSSPMFIKSVDCSGEVKDKQFIDNLLKEVIDEVGHQKVVQVITDNASNCKGAREIIKKMFPHIYWTPCVVHTLNLALKNICAAKNLETNQETYDVCHWITEIHGDALQIKNFIMNHSMRLAIYNRFSPFKSLSVADTRVASIIVMLKRFKLIRRALEAMVMSD